A single window of Bombus pascuorum chromosome 1, iyBomPasc1.1, whole genome shotgun sequence DNA harbors:
- the LOC132905339 gene encoding protein Peter pan: MGRRKKGRCVKKNKQISTEENPNVAKAPHSFVIHRGLPGEHIVELTKDFRKIMEPFTAMSLKERKRNTIKDFVSIAGIFHVTHMCMFTRTEQGMYFKLCRLPRGPTLTFKIHSFSLSRDVISLLKRQMVYEELFKNSPLVILNNFSGEGMQLKLIASMFQNMFPTINLTTVNLSTIRRCLSLNYNSTSKTIDLRHYAIKVVPVDVSKGIKKLIQAKIPNLSKCEDFSDFLTKGTVSESEAEDDPSNHVTLPQTLSSRGNHANNKSAIRLFELGPRLTLELIKVEDGLLDGEVLFHEYIHKSEEEKLLIKKKREEKKKLKEKRKKVQEENKKKKELQKQEHKEKSLKGMQKKKESEVLLQKIAKESIEENNVEDDDAQYYRDEIGEEPDKDLFERKVGAKRPRSMPKYKVKKQKLGKV, translated from the exons atgGGACGCCGTAAAaag GGTCGTTgtgtaaagaaaaataaacaaattagtACAGAAGAAAATCCAAATGTAGCAAAAGCACCTCATTCTTTTGTCATTCATCGTGGTCTACCTGGAGAACACATTGTTGAACTTACTAAAGACTTTCGAAAAATCATGGAACCTTTTACAGCAATgtctttaaaagaaagaaaaagaaatacaatcAAAGATTTTGTATCAATAGCTGGTATATTTCATGTTACACACATGTGTATGTTTACAAGAACGGAGCAAGGAATGTATTTCAAACTTTGCAG attACCAAGAGGACCAACACTCACTTTTAAAATACACAGTTTTTCCTTATCACGTGATgtaatatctttattaaaaagGCAAATGGTAtatgaagaattatttaaaaattctccaCTAGTgatcttaaataattttagtgGAGAAGGTATGCAACTGAAGCTTATTGCttctatgtttcaaaatatgttTCCAACAATCAATTTGACTACA GTTAATTTAAGTACAATCCGTAGATGTCTgagtttaaattataattccacATCAAAAACTATTGATCTTAGGCATTATGCTATTAAAGTAGTACCTGTTGACGTATCAAAAGGTATCAAAAAGTTAATTCAAGCTAAGATTCCAAATTTGTCTAAATGTGAAGATTTTTCCGACTTCTTAACAAAAGGAACGGTTTCTGAAAGTGAAGCTGAAGATGATCCTTCAAATCATGTTACATTACCACAAACATTATCATCGCGTGGTAATCatgcaaataataaaagtgCAATTAGACTCTTTGAATTGGGTCCTAGATTAACACTAGAA cTGATAAAAGTCGAAGATGGACTTTTAGATGGTGAAGTACTTTTCCATGAGTATATTCATAAATCTGAGGAAGAAAAActattaataaagaaaaaacgagaagaaaaaaagaaattaaaggaaaaaagaaagaaagtgcaagaagaaaacaaaaagaagaaggaattGCAAAAACAAGAacataaagaaaaatctttgAAAGGAAtgcagaagaagaaagaaagtgaAGTGTTACTACAAAAAATAGCAAAAGAATCAATTGAGGAGAATAATGTAGAAGATGATGATGCGCAATATTATCGCGATGAAATTGGAGAAGAGCCTGATAAAG atttatttgaaagaaaagttGGTGCAAAAAGGCCTAGGAGTATGcctaaatataaagtaaagaaacagaaacttGGCAAAGTATAA